The Streptomyces sp. NBC_00435 nucleotide sequence CTTCGCCAGCCGGTTCTACGTGGACCAGGAGACCGGCGGGACCCCTTCCGGGACCAAGGGGCTCGGCGCCGGCGGGTTCAAGCTGCTGCTGCCCCTGTGCCTCGTGATGGCCTGCGCGTACATCGGGGACTCCACTGTGTCGAACTGGAGCGCCAAGTACCTCCAGGACGTGCTGGGGAGTTCGGAACAGCTCGCCACCGTCCCCTACAACGTCTACATGGTGACCACCTTGCTGGGGCGGGCCGTCGGGGACCTCGGTGTGCGGCGCTTCGGGGCCGTGGCCGTCGTACGGATCGGGACGGTCCTCGCCGCGCTCGGGTTCGCCGTGGTCGCGGCCGCGCCCGGGGCGTGGTCGGGGATGCTGGGCTTCACGCTGCTGGGGATCGGGCTGTGCGTGATCGTGCCGCAGACCTTCGCCGCCGCGGGGAGGCTCTTCCCGAACTCCTCCGACACCGCCATCGCGCGGCTCAACATCTTCAACTACGTGGGATTCCTCATCGGCGCACCGCTCGTCGGCGGCATCGGCGACGCCTGGAACTACCGGGGCGCGATGCTCGTGCCGATGGTGCTGGTCCTGGTGACGCTTTTCTACGCCCGATCGTTCGGCGCGAAGGAGGCCCGATACGGTGTTGCGCATGAGCGGC carries:
- a CDS encoding MFS transporter, with the protein product MTADARLSRGRGALGFSFFVQGVAFALLVTRIPAIQDRYGISDGLLPVFLAAVPILAGVSSVVTEHLVKRVAPSTVLRWAQPLVLLALLGVGAGSQMWHVALALGAFGLFVGALDASMNMLGVSLQGAYGRSIMLGFHASYSLGGILGASAAWAGAHWHLALFTSYLPAVVVLLPLALFASRFYVDQETGGTPSGTKGLGAGGFKLLLPLCLVMACAYIGDSTVSNWSAKYLQDVLGSSEQLATVPYNVYMVTTLLGRAVGDLGVRRFGAVAVVRIGTVLAALGFAVVAAAPGAWSGMLGFTLLGIGLCVIVPQTFAAAGRLFPNSSDTAIARLNIFNYVGFLIGAPLVGGIGDAWNYRGAMLVPMVLVLVTLFYARSFGAKEARYGVAHERPRVVDVGRGGNEV